From the Gadus chalcogrammus isolate NIFS_2021 chromosome 15, NIFS_Gcha_1.0, whole genome shotgun sequence genome, one window contains:
- the tmem72 gene encoding transmembrane protein 72 produces the protein MADPGRVCWIVVECTCRILGIATATVLCAVGVETLHKGEFHSLGIYLLVAFVGMLLFEGAYFLDAMLFMCLPCPPDWRVFVLWGKMAGVGGFHKFLYYSIMSLVCFLHPVLVWHAVIPGTMTLPGTMLLATACFNFLLAKKPRAGAPKGLQEGYQEPPAGGADTGKPQSIFSSSSSSSSTSSSSSSSFFHMGKDWGGGGGGGGGGLVCVAEGRVSALGEGEESSAQPGAKEPDA, from the exons ATGGCCGACCCTGGGAGGGTGTGTTGGATCGTAGTGGAATGCACCTGCAGGATCCTCGGCATCGCCACGGCAACAG TGTTGTGTGCAGTTGGAGTAGAAACTCTACATAAAGGAGAGTTCCACAGCCTTGGTATCTACCTGCT CGTGGCGTTTGTGGGGATGTTGCTGTTTGAGGGCGCGTATTTCCTGGATGCAATGCTGTTCATGTGTTTACC CTGTCCGCCCGACTGGCGGGTGTTTGTGCTGTGGGGGAAGATGGCTGGAGTAGGGGGCTTCCACAAGTTCCTGTACTACTCCATCATGTCTCTGGTGTGCTTCCTGCACCCCGTGTTGGTTTGGCACGCGGTGATCCCAGGTACAATGACTCTGCCAG GAACCATGCTGCTGGCGACAGCGTGCTTCAACTTCCTGCTCGCTAAGAAGCCCCGAGCGGGGGCCCCCAAGGGACTCCAGGAAGGCTACCAGGAGCCCCCGGCAGGGGGAGCGGACACGGGGAAACCCCAGagcatcttctcctcctcctcctcctcctcctccacctcctcctcctcctcctcctccttcttccacATGGGGAAagactggggagggggagggggagggggagggggaggtctgGTCTGCGTGGCCGAGGGGAGGGTCTCAgctctgggggagggagaggagagctcagCCCAG CCAGGAGCCAAAGAACCAGACGCCTGA